In the genome of Molothrus aeneus isolate 106 chromosome 5, BPBGC_Maene_1.0, whole genome shotgun sequence, one region contains:
- the ETFRF1 gene encoding electron transfer flavoprotein regulatory factor 1 → MANSLRSEVIKLYKNLLYLGREYPKGADYFRSRLKAAFLKNKDETDPEKIKQLIARGEFVIKELEALYFLRKYRAMKQRYYSDDKP, encoded by the exons ATGGCCAATTCTTTAAGAAGTGAAGTGATAAAACTGTACAAAAAT ctgctgtacCTTGGAAGGGAGTATCCCAAAGGAGCAGACTACTTCAGAAGCCGTTTGAAAGCAGCTTTTCTAAAAAACAAAGATGAGACAGACCCTGAAAAAATTAAGCAGCTGATTGCCCGGGGAGAGTTTGTTATAAAGGAGCTGGAGGCTTTGTACTTCCTGAGGAAATACCGAGCCATGAAGCAGCGCTACTACAGCGACGACAAGCCCTGA